A portion of the Blastochloris tepida genome contains these proteins:
- a CDS encoding M16 family metallopeptidase, giving the protein MRTLAAAATAATLACPAHAKPAEVKQGPDVSHFTLANGLEVVVIPDHRVPVVTHMIWYRVGAADEQPGKSGIAHFLEHLMFKGTKANPAGVFSAIVAEVGGQENAFTSNDYTSYFQRVARDELETMMRLEADRMTGLELTDAVVLPERDVVLEERRMRTDNDPAAQLGEEMAASMFRNHPYGVPVIGWEHEIKGLDRDDALAFYRRFYTPNNAILVVAGDVTADEVRTLAERTYGKIAPRAEVTPRVRPAEPPPRAGRLVTLADPRVAQPSIQRQYLVPSYSRAAPREAEALDLLAQVLGASQTSRLHRKLVVEKKLATSASAWYHGSAYDETRFGVWASPRPDVSLEDLEAAIDAVLAEVVETGISEDELARAKTRLVADTVYAQDSQTALARIYGVALTTGSSIEDVRAWPERVKAISAAEVQAAARKWLDMRRSVTGHLVKAPPAGEKRS; this is encoded by the coding sequence ATGCGAACACTTGCCGCCGCCGCCACCGCCGCCACCCTCGCCTGCCCTGCCCACGCGAAACCTGCCGAGGTCAAGCAGGGTCCCGATGTCTCCCATTTCACGCTGGCCAACGGGCTGGAGGTTGTGGTGATCCCCGACCACCGGGTGCCGGTGGTCACGCACATGATCTGGTACCGGGTGGGCGCGGCCGACGAGCAGCCCGGCAAGTCGGGCATCGCCCACTTCCTCGAACACCTGATGTTCAAGGGCACCAAGGCCAATCCGGCCGGCGTGTTCTCGGCCATCGTCGCCGAGGTCGGCGGCCAGGAGAACGCCTTCACCTCCAACGACTACACCAGCTACTTCCAGCGCGTGGCGCGCGACGAGCTGGAGACCATGATGCGGCTCGAGGCCGACCGCATGACCGGTCTCGAACTCACCGACGCGGTGGTGCTGCCCGAGCGCGACGTGGTGCTGGAGGAGCGCCGCATGCGCACCGACAACGACCCCGCCGCCCAGCTCGGCGAGGAGATGGCGGCGTCGATGTTCCGCAACCACCCCTATGGCGTGCCGGTGATCGGCTGGGAGCACGAGATCAAGGGGCTCGACCGCGACGACGCGCTGGCGTTCTACCGGCGCTTCTACACCCCCAACAACGCCATCCTGGTGGTGGCCGGCGACGTCACCGCCGACGAGGTGCGCACGCTGGCCGAGCGCACCTATGGCAAGATCGCGCCGCGCGCCGAGGTGACGCCGCGGGTGCGGCCGGCCGAGCCGCCGCCGCGCGCCGGCCGGCTGGTGACGCTGGCCGATCCGCGCGTCGCCCAGCCCTCCATCCAGCGCCAGTATCTGGTGCCGTCCTATTCGCGGGCGGCGCCGCGCGAGGCCGAGGCGCTCGACCTCTTGGCCCAGGTGCTGGGCGCCAGCCAGACCAGCCGCCTGCACCGCAAGCTGGTGGTGGAGAAGAAGCTCGCCACCTCGGCTTCGGCCTGGTACCACGGCTCGGCCTATGACGAGACGCGGTTCGGGGTGTGGGCGAGCCCGCGCCCCGACGTGTCGCTGGAAGACCTCGAGGCGGCGATCGACGCCGTGCTGGCCGAGGTGGTCGAGACCGGCATCTCCGAGGACGAGCTTGCCCGCGCCAAGACCCGCCTCGTCGCCGACACCGTCTATGCCCAGGACAGCCAGACCGCGCTCGCCCGCATCTATGGCGTGGCGCTCACCACCGGCTCGTCGATCGAGGATGTCCGCGCCTGGCCCGAGCGGGTGAAGGCCATCTCCGCGGCCGAGGTGCAGGCGGCGGCGCGCAAATGGCTCGACATGCGGCGGTCGGTGACCGGCCATCTGGTCAAGGCGCCGCCGGCCGGGGAGAAGCGCTCGTGA
- a CDS encoding M16 family metallopeptidase, with product MTGLHAFGRRLGVPLLAATSLTLSPVTLMPLTATTLALVSEADAETATRIERVASPGGIEAWLVREPAVPLIALEFAVTGGSTQDAPGKAGTANLVSGLLDEGAGDLDSAAFQDRLEAKAIELRFSAGRDHLSGSLKTLAENRDEAFGLLALALNTPRFDAEPVERVRQQVLAGIRRKSTNPNSLASEAWWAAAFPGHVYGRPVEGTAETVAAIGPEDLRAFVGRVLTRDTLKIAVVGDIDAATLAPLLDKVFGPLPAKGQRLAVAEAAPQGLGQRLVIDVDVPQTVLTFGWPGLKRSDPDFVPAYVLNHILGGGTFSSRFYREVREKRGLAYSVYSYLMPLDHAGLMIGGVSTRNDRAAESLSVIEAEIARLAKEGPSADELDKAKKYLIGAYALRFDTSGKIAGQLLQIQLDDLGIDYIHRRNGLVAAVTIEDVRRVAARLLNDKLLVTAAGRPVGIGGAAGGGQSGTGQGGTGQGG from the coding sequence GTGACCGGTCTCCATGCGTTCGGGCGCCGGCTCGGCGTTCCGCTGCTTGCCGCAACATCTCTCACTCTGTCGCCGGTCACCTTGATGCCGCTCACCGCCACCACGCTCGCCCTGGTCTCCGAAGCCGATGCCGAAACCGCGACCCGCATCGAGCGGGTGGCGAGCCCCGGCGGCATCGAGGCGTGGCTGGTGCGCGAGCCGGCGGTGCCGCTGATCGCGCTGGAATTCGCCGTCACCGGCGGCTCGACCCAGGATGCGCCCGGCAAGGCCGGCACCGCCAATCTGGTGTCCGGCCTGCTCGACGAGGGGGCGGGCGATCTCGACAGCGCCGCCTTCCAGGACCGGCTCGAAGCCAAGGCGATCGAGCTGCGCTTCAGCGCCGGCCGCGACCATCTGAGCGGCAGCCTCAAGACGCTCGCCGAGAACCGCGACGAGGCGTTCGGCCTGTTGGCGCTGGCGCTGAACACGCCGCGCTTCGACGCCGAGCCGGTGGAGCGGGTGCGCCAGCAGGTGCTGGCCGGCATCCGCCGCAAGTCCACCAATCCCAACTCGCTGGCGTCGGAGGCGTGGTGGGCGGCGGCCTTTCCCGGCCACGTCTATGGCCGCCCGGTCGAGGGCACGGCCGAGACCGTCGCCGCGATCGGGCCGGAGGATCTGCGCGCCTTCGTCGGCCGGGTGCTGACTCGCGACACGCTGAAGATCGCCGTCGTCGGCGACATCGACGCCGCCACCCTGGCGCCGCTGCTCGACAAGGTGTTCGGCCCGCTGCCGGCCAAGGGCCAGCGGCTGGCCGTCGCCGAGGCCGCGCCGCAGGGGCTCGGCCAACGGCTGGTGATCGATGTCGACGTGCCGCAGACGGTGCTGACCTTCGGCTGGCCCGGCCTGAAGCGCAGCGATCCCGATTTCGTGCCGGCCTATGTGCTGAACCACATCCTGGGCGGCGGCACCTTCTCCTCGCGCTTCTACCGCGAGGTGCGCGAGAAGCGCGGGCTGGCCTATTCGGTCTACAGCTACCTGATGCCGCTCGACCATGCCGGGCTGATGATCGGCGGGGTGTCCACCCGCAACGACCGGGCCGCCGAATCGCTGTCGGTGATCGAGGCCGAGATCGCCCGCCTCGCCAAGGAGGGGCCGAGCGCCGACGAGCTGGACAAGGCCAAGAAGTACCTGATCGGCGCCTACGCGCTGCGCTTCGACACCTCCGGCAAGATCGCCGGCCAACTGCTGCAGATCCAGCTCGACGATCTCGGCATCGACTATATCCACCGCCGCAACGGTCTGGTGGCGGCGGTGACGATCGAGGATGTCCGGCGCGTCGCCGCCCGGCTGCTGAACGACAAGCTGCTGGTGACCGCGGCCGGCCGGCCGGTGGGGATCGGCGGCGCGGCCGGCGGCGGGCAGAGCGGCACCGGGCAGGGCGGCACCGGGCAGGGCGGCTGA
- the gcvPA gene encoding aminomethyl-transferring glycine dehydrogenase subunit GcvPA, with the protein MRYLPLTPEDRAEMMARAGIEGVDELFADVPPGKLLGDLPDLPPAKSEIEVERLMGRLAARNVAAGAVPFFCGAGAYRHHVPASVDHLIQRSEFLTSYTPYQPEIAQGTLHYLFEFQTQVALLTGMEVANASMYDGSTAAAEAVLMAHRITRRRKAVLAGNLHPHYRDTIATLSRMAGDELVVAPPAPSDAERLAALIDDETACVVVQTPDVFGHLHDLHTIAAAAHANGVLVIAVVTEAVSFGLVSPPGAMGADIVVAEGQSLGNGLNFGGPYVGLFATRQKFVRQMPGRLAGETVDADGRRGFVLTLSAREQHIRREKATSNICTNSGLCALAFTIHLTLLGETGLRRLAELNHAGAVELADRLAAIPGVSVLNHTFFNEFTVKLPKPAAGVVEALAARGVLGGVPYSRLDPGHPELADLLIVAATETATAEDRAAFVAALTDLLAGGEGA; encoded by the coding sequence ATGCGCTATCTGCCGCTGACGCCCGAGGACCGCGCCGAGATGATGGCGCGGGCCGGCATAGAGGGCGTCGATGAACTGTTCGCCGACGTGCCCCCCGGCAAGCTGCTCGGCGACCTGCCCGATCTGCCGCCCGCCAAATCCGAGATCGAGGTCGAACGGCTGATGGGGCGCCTCGCGGCGCGGAACGTCGCCGCCGGCGCGGTGCCGTTCTTCTGCGGCGCGGGCGCCTATCGCCACCACGTGCCGGCCAGCGTCGACCACCTGATTCAGCGCTCGGAATTCCTCACCAGCTACACGCCCTATCAGCCCGAGATCGCCCAGGGCACGCTGCACTATCTGTTCGAGTTTCAGACCCAGGTGGCGCTTCTCACCGGCATGGAGGTGGCCAACGCCTCGATGTATGACGGCTCGACCGCCGCCGCCGAGGCGGTGCTGATGGCCCACCGCATCACCCGCCGCCGGAAGGCGGTGCTGGCCGGCAACCTCCACCCGCACTATCGCGACACCATCGCCACGCTCTCGCGCATGGCCGGCGACGAGCTGGTGGTGGCGCCGCCCGCGCCGAGCGACGCCGAACGGCTCGCCGCGCTGATCGACGATGAGACCGCCTGCGTGGTGGTGCAGACGCCCGACGTGTTCGGCCACCTGCACGACCTCCACACCATCGCCGCGGCCGCCCACGCCAATGGCGTGCTGGTGATCGCGGTGGTGACGGAGGCGGTCTCGTTCGGCCTTGTTTCCCCGCCCGGCGCCATGGGCGCGGACATCGTGGTGGCCGAGGGCCAGTCGTTGGGCAACGGCCTCAATTTCGGCGGCCCCTATGTCGGGCTGTTCGCCACCCGCCAGAAGTTCGTGCGCCAGATGCCCGGCCGCCTCGCCGGCGAGACGGTGGATGCCGATGGCCGGCGCGGCTTCGTGCTGACGCTGTCGGCGCGCGAGCAGCACATCCGCCGCGAGAAGGCGACCTCCAACATCTGCACCAATTCCGGCCTGTGCGCGCTGGCCTTCACCATCCATTTGACGCTGCTGGGCGAGACCGGCCTGCGGCGCCTCGCCGAATTGAACCACGCGGGCGCGGTGGAATTGGCCGACCGGCTCGCCGCCATTCCCGGTGTCAGCGTGCTCAACCACACCTTCTTCAACGAGTTCACCGTGAAGCTGCCCAAGCCCGCCGCCGGCGTGGTGGAGGCGCTGGCCGCGCGCGGCGTGCTGGGCGGCGTGCCGTATTCGCGGCTCGATCCCGGCCATCCCGAGCTCGCCGATCTCCTGATCGTCGCGGCGACGGAGACCGCGACCGCCGAGGATCGCGCGGCGTTCGTCGCGGCGCTGACGGACTTGCTGGCCGGCGGGGAGGGCGCGTGA
- the lspA gene encoding signal peptidase II — protein MAEMDPATAETGARRHVRLGLIALLLTLAIDQGFKLWMIHGFDIADRGIVAVGPYLDLVMAWNKGISYGLFQQDGETGRWVLVGIKAVAAVVFGAWLLRAETRPTAIGLGLIIGGALGNAIDRVAWGAVADFFSFHVGTFRWYVFNLADAAIVLGVILLLYDALFGPAAKKPA, from the coding sequence ATGGCTGAGATGGACCCCGCGACTGCGGAGACCGGGGCGCGGCGGCATGTCCGCCTCGGCCTGATCGCCCTTCTTCTCACCCTGGCGATCGATCAGGGCTTCAAGCTGTGGATGATCCACGGCTTCGACATCGCCGACCGCGGCATCGTCGCCGTCGGCCCCTATCTCGATCTGGTGATGGCCTGGAACAAGGGCATCTCCTACGGCCTGTTCCAGCAGGACGGCGAGACCGGCCGCTGGGTGCTGGTCGGCATCAAGGCGGTGGCGGCGGTGGTGTTCGGGGCGTGGCTGCTCCGGGCCGAGACCCGGCCGACCGCGATCGGGCTCGGGCTGATCATCGGCGGGGCGCTCGGCAACGCCATCGACCGGGTGGCGTGGGGGGCGGTGGCCGATTTCTTCTCGTTCCACGTCGGCACTTTCCGCTGGTACGTGTTCAATCTGGCCGACGCCGCCATCGTGCTTGGGGTTATCCTGCTGCTTTACGATGCGCTTTTCGGCCCTGCCGCAAAAAAGCCGGCATGA
- the gcvT gene encoding glycine cleavage system aminomethyltransferase GcvT, giving the protein MTDQSTTDQPSDRPTDAPAAEPRQPLRQTPLHARHAARGARFVGFAGYEMPVQYPAGILAEHAHTRTKAGLFDISHMGQAFLLGPDHETTARALEALVPADIVGLKPGRLRYTQLLNDEGGILDDLMVTRSDEPGEDGVLMLVVNAANKAADFDRIERHLPDAVRLMRADHRALLALQGPTAAEVLARHLPGIADMVFLSAKSFRIGRIEVFVSRSGYTGEDGFELSARADRVVELWDILSADRDVMPAGLGARDSLRLEAGLPLHGHDIDAATTPVEAGLAWSIPPRRRAEGGFPGAERILKEIAEGPARLRVGLLPEDRAPAREGAEIVDTEDRPVGTVTSGGFGPSVGGPVAMGYVNRRFAEPGTPVKLMVRGKPLAARVVALPFVPHRYVRGV; this is encoded by the coding sequence ATGACCGATCAATCGACGACCGATCAGCCGTCCGACCGGCCGACCGACGCGCCTGCCGCCGAGCCCCGGCAACCGCTTCGGCAGACGCCGCTCCATGCCCGCCACGCCGCGCGCGGCGCCCGGTTCGTCGGCTTTGCCGGCTATGAGATGCCGGTGCAGTATCCCGCCGGCATCCTGGCCGAGCACGCCCACACCCGCACCAAGGCCGGCCTGTTCGACATCTCGCACATGGGGCAGGCGTTCCTGCTCGGCCCCGACCACGAGACGACGGCGCGGGCGCTGGAGGCGCTGGTGCCGGCCGACATTGTCGGCCTGAAGCCGGGGCGGCTGCGCTACACCCAGCTTCTCAACGACGAGGGCGGCATCCTCGACGATCTGATGGTCACCCGCTCCGACGAGCCGGGCGAGGACGGGGTGCTGATGCTGGTGGTCAACGCCGCCAACAAGGCCGCCGATTTCGACCGGATCGAGCGGCACCTGCCGGACGCCGTGCGGCTGATGCGGGCCGACCACCGGGCGCTGCTGGCGCTGCAGGGGCCGACCGCCGCCGAGGTGCTGGCGCGCCATCTGCCCGGCATCGCCGACATGGTGTTCCTGTCGGCGAAGAGCTTCCGCATCGGCCGCATCGAGGTGTTCGTCTCGCGCTCCGGCTACACTGGCGAGGACGGCTTCGAGCTGTCGGCGCGGGCCGACCGGGTGGTCGAGCTGTGGGACATCCTCTCGGCCGACCGCGACGTGATGCCGGCCGGGCTCGGCGCCCGCGATTCGCTGCGGCTCGAAGCCGGCCTGCCGCTCCATGGCCACGACATCGACGCCGCGACCACGCCGGTCGAGGCGGGGCTCGCCTGGTCGATCCCGCCGCGGCGGCGCGCCGAGGGCGGCTTCCCCGGTGCCGAGCGCATCCTCAAGGAGATCGCCGAGGGGCCGGCGCGGCTGCGGGTCGGCCTGTTGCCGGAGGACCGGGCGCCGGCCCGCGAGGGCGCCGAGATCGTCGATACCGAGGACCGGCCGGTCGGCACGGTGACCTCGGGCGGGTTCGGCCCCAGCGTCGGCGGGCCGGTGGCGATGGGCTACGTCAACCGCCGCTTCGCCGAGCCGGGAACGCCGGTGAAGCTGATGGTGCGGGGAAAACCCCTGGCCGCGCGGGTGGTGGCGCTGCCATTCGTGCCGCATCGCTATGTCCGGGGCGTATGA
- the ileS gene encoding isoleucine--tRNA ligase encodes MTKTDAGASDANTASTETGFDYSQTLFLPQTAFPMRAGLPQKEPELLKAWEEGDLYGKLRQAAAGRPKFVLHDGPPYANGNIHIGHALNKILKDVVTKSQQMLGFDSNYVPGWDCHGLPIEWKIEEQYRAKGKNKDAVPVVEFRKECRTFAEHWLDVQRGEFKRLGVIGDWDHPYSTMSFPAEAQIAREIMKFAMTGQLYRGSKPVMWSVVEKTALAEAEVEYEDHASDTVWVKFPVVRKAYFGRTTPTPEDILPREDLREAHVVIWTTTPWTIPGNRAISFSSRIAYGLYEVTEAPADNWAKVGEKLILADKLAEDVFKQARVTAYARRADMPAEVLKDLVCAHPLQGVGGGYYFDVPLLDGDHVTDDTGTGFVHTAPGHGREDFEIWMANKRALEARGIESTIPYTVEADGTYTKEAPGFVGKHVITAKGEQGDANKAVIAALTEAGALIARGKLKHQYPHSWRSKKPVIFRNTPQWFIALDKPVETLDGATLREVALRSIAETRWVPAAGENRINGMIANRPDWVVSRQRAWGVPITVFVNRETAEILKDERVNARIADAFAKEGADAWFADADGSRFLAPDHDPKDWEKVTDVLDVWFDSGSTHAYTLEDPVHFPGLAGIRRKRDGGTDTVMYLEGSDQHRGWFHSSLLESCGTRGRAPYDVVLTHGFVLDEEGRKMSKSLGNTVAPQDVIKASGADILRLWVCASDYSDDLRIGPEILKTTADTYRKLRNTLRWMLGSLAHFRDEDRVAFADMPELERLMLHELALLDPVVRQAYADFDYKKIHAALTAFMTSDLSAFYFDVRKDALYCEPISSVKRKAALTVIDRLFHALVTWLAPVLSFTAEEAWLARYGSGSVHLELFPAIPAEWRDEALASKWEQIRRVRRVVTGALEIERANKRIGSSLEAAPVVFFTEDALRAVIGSVDFAEVCITSGLKLEAGTGPAEAFRLAEVEGVSVVPAKAEGKKCARSWRITADVGADPAFPDLSLRDAQAMREWKAAHG; translated from the coding sequence ATGACCAAGACTGACGCCGGCGCCTCCGACGCCAACACCGCTTCGACTGAAACCGGGTTCGACTATTCGCAGACCCTGTTCCTGCCGCAGACCGCGTTTCCGATGCGCGCCGGCCTGCCGCAGAAGGAGCCCGAGCTTCTGAAAGCCTGGGAGGAGGGCGACCTCTACGGCAAGCTGCGCCAGGCCGCGGCCGGCCGGCCGAAATTCGTGCTGCACGACGGCCCTCCCTACGCCAACGGCAACATCCACATCGGCCACGCGCTCAACAAGATCCTCAAGGACGTGGTGACCAAGTCCCAGCAGATGCTGGGCTTCGACTCCAACTACGTGCCGGGCTGGGACTGCCACGGCCTGCCGATCGAGTGGAAGATCGAGGAGCAGTACCGCGCCAAGGGCAAGAACAAGGACGCGGTGCCGGTGGTGGAGTTCCGCAAGGAGTGCCGCACCTTCGCCGAGCATTGGCTTGACGTGCAGCGGGGCGAGTTCAAGCGCCTCGGCGTGATCGGCGACTGGGACCACCCGTATTCGACCATGAGCTTCCCGGCCGAGGCCCAGATCGCCCGCGAGATCATGAAATTCGCCATGACCGGCCAGCTCTATCGCGGCTCCAAGCCGGTGATGTGGAGCGTGGTCGAGAAGACGGCGCTGGCCGAGGCCGAGGTCGAGTACGAGGACCACGCGAGCGATACGGTGTGGGTGAAGTTTCCGGTTGTGAGGAAGGCCTACTTCGGGCGCACTACTCCCACGCCCGAGGATATCCTGCCGCGAGAAGACTTGCGCGAAGCCCACGTCGTCATCTGGACGACCACGCCCTGGACCATCCCCGGCAACCGGGCGATCAGTTTCTCGTCGCGCATCGCCTACGGCCTCTATGAGGTGACCGAGGCGCCGGCCGACAATTGGGCCAAGGTTGGCGAAAAACTGATCCTGGCCGACAAGCTGGCGGAAGACGTGTTCAAGCAGGCGCGGGTCACCGCCTACGCTCGCCGGGCCGACATGCCGGCAGAGGTGCTGAAGGATCTCGTTTGTGCTCATCCGCTGCAGGGGGTAGGCGGCGGCTATTACTTCGACGTCCCCCTGCTCGACGGCGACCATGTCACCGACGATACCGGCACCGGCTTCGTCCACACCGCGCCGGGCCACGGCCGCGAGGACTTCGAGATCTGGATGGCGAACAAGCGCGCTCTCGAAGCGCGCGGCATCGAGTCCACCATCCCCTACACCGTTGAGGCCGACGGCACCTACACCAAGGAGGCACCGGGTTTTGTCGGCAAGCACGTAATCACCGCCAAGGGCGAGCAGGGCGACGCCAACAAGGCGGTGATCGCCGCGCTGACCGAGGCCGGCGCGCTGATCGCCCGCGGCAAGCTCAAGCACCAGTACCCGCACTCCTGGCGCTCCAAGAAGCCGGTGATCTTCCGAAACACCCCGCAATGGTTCATCGCGCTGGACAAGCCGGTCGAGACGCTCGACGGCGCCACACTTCGCGAGGTGGCGCTGCGCTCGATCGCCGAGACCCGCTGGGTGCCGGCGGCCGGCGAGAACCGCATCAATGGCATGATCGCCAACCGCCCCGATTGGGTGGTGTCGCGCCAGCGCGCCTGGGGCGTGCCGATCACCGTGTTCGTCAACCGCGAGACGGCTGAAATCCTCAAGGACGAGCGGGTGAATGCCCGCATCGCCGACGCCTTCGCCAAGGAGGGTGCGGACGCCTGGTTCGCCGATGCCGACGGGTCGCGCTTCCTCGCGCCCGACCACGATCCGAAAGACTGGGAGAAGGTCACCGACGTGCTCGATGTGTGGTTCGATTCCGGCTCGACCCACGCCTATACGCTCGAAGACCCGGTGCATTTCCCGGGCCTCGCCGGCATCCGGAGGAAGCGCGACGGCGGCACCGACACCGTGATGTATCTGGAGGGCTCCGACCAGCACCGCGGCTGGTTCCACTCCTCGCTCTTGGAAAGCTGCGGCACGCGCGGCCGCGCCCCCTATGACGTGGTGCTGACCCACGGCTTCGTGCTGGACGAAGAGGGGCGCAAGATGTCGAAGTCGCTCGGCAACACGGTGGCGCCGCAGGACGTCATCAAGGCGTCGGGCGCCGATATCCTCAGGCTCTGGGTGTGTGCGTCGGACTATTCCGACGATCTGCGCATCGGCCCGGAGATCCTCAAGACCACCGCCGACACCTATCGCAAGCTGCGCAACACGCTGCGCTGGATGCTGGGCTCGCTCGCCCATTTCCGCGACGAGGACCGGGTGGCCTTCGCCGACATGCCCGAGCTCGAGCGGCTGATGCTGCACGAGCTCGCCCTGCTCGATCCCGTGGTGCGGCAGGCCTATGCCGACTTCGACTACAAGAAGATCCACGCGGCGCTGACCGCGTTCATGACCTCGGATCTCTCGGCGTTCTATTTCGACGTGCGCAAGGACGCGCTCTATTGCGAGCCGATCTCGTCGGTGAAGCGCAAGGCGGCGCTCACCGTCATCGACCGGCTGTTCCACGCGCTGGTGACGTGGCTGGCGCCGGTGCTGTCCTTCACCGCCGAGGAGGCGTGGCTGGCGCGCTACGGGTCCGGCTCGGTGCATCTGGAGCTGTTCCCGGCCATCCCGGCCGAGTGGCGCGACGAGGCGCTGGCTTCGAAGTGGGAGCAGATCCGCCGCGTCCGCCGCGTCGTCACCGGCGCGCTGGAGATCGAGCGGGCGAACAAGCGCATCGGATCGAGCCTGGAGGCGGCGCCGGTGGTGTTCTTCACTGAGGACGCGTTGCGGGCGGTGATCGGAAGCGTCGATTTCGCCGAGGTGTGCATCACCTCCGGCCTCAAGCTTGAGGCCGGGACCGGTCCGGCCGAGGCCTTCCGCCTTGCCGAGGTCGAGGGCGTTTCGGTGGTGCCGGCCAAGGCGGAGGGGAAGAAGTGCGCCCGCTCCTGGCGCATCACTGCCGACGTCGGCGCCGACCCGGCGTTTCCGGACCTCTCCTTGCGCGACGCGCAGGCGATGCGAGAATGGAAAGCGGCGCATGGCTGA
- the gcvPB gene encoding aminomethyl-transferring glycine dehydrogenase subunit GcvPB, which translates to MLNRQGRPTDIGEPTEAIPETFTGNRALIIEEPLIFESGRPEVTGVDLPEAPKVAHRLGALARSAPIGLPGLSEPEAMRHYVRLSQKNFGIDSGMFPLGSCTMKHNPRLGEKMARLAGFADIHPLQPLSTVPGALELMERLAQALLELTGMQAVALTPKAGAHGELCGMMAIKAALEARGEGQRKVVLVPNSAHGTNPATAALLGFQVSPLAARDDGTVDPAEVVDQLTPDVAAIMLTNPNTCGLFERDVVQIAELIHQAGGLVYADGANFNAIVGKVRPGDLGVDAMHINLHKTFSTPHGGGGPGAGPVVLSETLAPFAPVPFLRRDGGRLTLVEHESGEGVSPFGRMSAFHGQMGMFVRALAYILSHGADGLKQASEDAVLSANYIKASLADVMSLPFPDRPAMHEVLFDDSWLEDTGVTTLDIAKVLIDEGFHPMTVYFPLVVHGAMLIEPTESESKASLDLFIATLRDIAMSVRRGDTARFAGAPHFAPRRRLDETRAARTPVLRWTRPVVE; encoded by the coding sequence ATGCTGAACCGCCAGGGCCGCCCCACCGATATCGGCGAACCCACCGAAGCCATCCCGGAGACCTTCACCGGCAATCGCGCCCTCATCATCGAGGAGCCGCTGATCTTCGAAAGCGGCCGGCCGGAGGTGACGGGCGTCGATCTGCCGGAGGCGCCGAAGGTGGCCCACCGGCTGGGCGCGCTTGCGCGATCCGCCCCGATCGGCCTGCCCGGCCTCTCCGAGCCCGAGGCGATGCGCCATTATGTGCGGCTGTCGCAGAAGAATTTCGGCATCGATTCGGGCATGTTCCCGCTCGGCTCGTGCACGATGAAGCACAATCCGCGCCTGGGCGAGAAGATGGCGCGGCTTGCCGGCTTCGCCGACATCCATCCGCTGCAGCCGCTCTCGACCGTGCCCGGCGCGCTCGAGCTGATGGAGCGGCTGGCGCAGGCGCTGCTCGAACTCACCGGCATGCAGGCGGTGGCGCTGACGCCGAAGGCCGGCGCGCACGGCGAGTTGTGCGGCATGATGGCGATCAAGGCGGCGCTTGAGGCGCGCGGCGAGGGCCAGCGCAAGGTGGTGCTGGTGCCCAATTCGGCGCACGGCACCAACCCGGCCACCGCCGCGCTGCTCGGCTTCCAGGTGTCGCCGCTGGCGGCGCGCGACGACGGCACCGTCGATCCCGCCGAGGTCGTCGACCAGCTCACGCCGGACGTCGCGGCGATCATGCTCACCAACCCCAACACCTGCGGGCTGTTCGAGCGCGACGTGGTGCAGATCGCCGAGCTGATCCATCAGGCCGGCGGGCTGGTCTATGCCGACGGCGCCAATTTCAACGCCATCGTCGGCAAGGTGCGGCCGGGCGATCTCGGCGTCGACGCCATGCACATCAACCTGCACAAGACGTTCTCGACGCCGCACGGCGGCGGCGGGCCGGGGGCGGGGCCGGTGGTGCTGTCCGAAACGCTGGCGCCGTTCGCGCCGGTGCCGTTCCTGCGCCGCGACGGCGGGCGGCTCACGCTGGTCGAGCACGAATCGGGCGAGGGCGTTTCGCCGTTCGGCCGCATGTCGGCGTTCCACGGCCAGATGGGCATGTTCGTGCGCGCGCTCGCCTACATCCTGTCGCACGGCGCCGATGGCCTGAAGCAGGCGTCGGAGGATGCGGTGCTGAGCGCCAACTACATCAAGGCGTCGCTGGCCGACGTGATGTCGCTGCCCTTCCCCGACCGGCCGGCGATGCACGAGGTGCTGTTCGACGATTCCTGGCTGGAGGATACCGGCGTCACCACGCTCGACATCGCCAAGGTGCTGATCGACGAGGGCTTCCACCCGATGACGGTGTATTTCCCGCTCGTGGTGCACGGCGCCATGCTGATCGAGCCGACCGAGAGCGAATCGAAGGCGTCGCTCGATCTGTTCATCGCCACGCTGCGCGACATCGCGATGAGCGTGCGGCGTGGCGATACGGCGCGGTTTGCCGGCGCGCCGCACTTCGCGCCGCGCCGCCGTCTCGACGAGACCCGCGCCGCCCGCACGCCGGTGCTGCGCTGGACGAGGCCCGTGGTGGAGTAG
- the gcvH gene encoding glycine cleavage system protein GcvH — MPNTRYTKEHEWVRLEGDAAVVGITDYAQTQLGDVVYVELPAVGATLEKGAEAAVVESVKAASEVYAPLAGEVVAVNDRLVDAPGLVNEDAEGRGWFIKLKLNDPAALETLMTADQYRLYIETVS; from the coding sequence ATGCCGAACACGCGCTACACCAAAGAGCATGAATGGGTTCGCCTGGAGGGCGATGCCGCCGTCGTCGGAATCACCGACTACGCCCAGACCCAGCTCGGGGATGTGGTCTATGTCGAGCTCCCGGCCGTCGGCGCCACGCTGGAGAAGGGCGCGGAAGCGGCGGTGGTCGAGAGCGTGAAGGCGGCGAGCGAAGTCTATGCGCCGTTGGCCGGCGAGGTGGTCGCGGTCAATGACCGGCTGGTCGACGCGCCGGGCCTCGTCAATGAGGATGCCGAGGGGCGCGGCTGGTTCATCAAGCTCAAGCTCAACGACCCGGCCGCGCTCGAGACGCTGATGACAGCCGATCAATACAGATTGTACATAGAAACCGTCAGTTGA